A DNA window from Candidatus Sulfidibacterium hydrothermale contains the following coding sequences:
- a CDS encoding DUF2795 domain-containing protein: MYWTLELASKLEDAPWPATKDELIEWCLRTGVTSEVIENLRELEDEEEVYEKIEDIWPEYPTKEDFFFNEDEY, from the coding sequence ATGTACTGGACTTTGGAATTAGCTTCAAAACTGGAAGATGCACCCTGGCCGGCCACCAAGGACGAATTAATTGAATGGTGTCTGCGTACCGGGGTAACCTCGGAAGTAATTGAAAATCTGAGGGAACTGGAAGATGAGGAAGAAGTGTACGAAAAAATTGAAGACATCTGGCCGGAATATCCTACCAAAGAAGATTTCTTCTTTAACGAAGATGAGTACTGA